Proteins from a single region of Penaeus monodon isolate SGIC_2016 unplaced genomic scaffold, NSTDA_Pmon_1 PmonScaffold_20156, whole genome shotgun sequence:
- the LOC119569954 gene encoding LOW QUALITY PROTEIN: thioredoxin domain-containing protein 15-like (The sequence of the model RefSeq protein was modified relative to this genomic sequence to represent the inferred CDS: deleted 1 base in 1 codon): MVSLQVEMWKQRFHMGYVWLLLVLCATVAHSEDNVKFEGTRERNDHDTDGEWEASGKKSYVIDGKANADEKYGTDDSIPTEETCHIDDCSLMQDNDDQSELSMLIDQDGELSSEEDKAAPQDFSELNSKCSKETIQEPTDEDAAKEASREGTPGNGGADKKEEEEDENVNDEGQMIVEGEENEDESKLNKVDPEMENIPLREILLKLKPEGLTDDDEEEDQNSEYSTTEGSMGDESEVEEEVLYHLDHQRSRMIILPRLVIPTARGALVGIQMQEAKRQFAQESTQVNLYKMLRLSMKTALMKLLQGDPNITSRTLAGPCYLVYFFSPYCPFSVKGSPYVNAMARSIPNIPVYGLDSIEYHSVNARYGVMGTPTLLLFHNGNGVGRFNASDYSVLQLVSFINHYTDQEITDINVTSLDFQANLPSKLAEGCPYALWAAWVFLLSCASWLFLTSELCARLTEAILNNWREAEAQHDHHD; the protein is encoded by the exons GATATGTTTGGCTTCTACTGGTTTTGTGTGCAACAGTAGCGCATTCAGAGGATAATGTAAAATTTGAAGGAACACGTGAACGAAATGACCATGATACTGACGGAGAGTGGGAGGCCAGTGGGAAGAAGTCATACGTAATAGATGGGAAGGCAAATGCAGATGAAAAATATGGAACTGATGATTCTATACCCACTGAAGAAACTTGTCACATAGATGATTGTTCATTAATGCAGGATAACGATGACCAGAGTGAATTATCAATGCTGATTGACCAGGATGGAGAGCTCAGCTCAGAGGAGGATAAGGCCGCCCCACAAGATTTTAGTGAATTAAACAGTAAATGCTCTAAAGAAACAATTCAGGAACCAACAGATGAAGATGCAGCCAAAGAAGCATCCAGAGAAGGAACACCAGGCAATGGAGGAgcagataagaaagaggaggaggaagatgaaaatgttaatgatgaaggACAAATGATTGTTGAAggtgaagaaaacgaagatgaatcTAAATTGAACAAGGTGGATCCTGAAATGGAA AATATACCTCTTCGAGAAATATTATTGAAACTAAAG CCTGAAGGtttaactgatgatgatgaagaggaggatcagAATAGTGAATACAGCACTACAGAAGGCAGCATGGGAGATGAATCAGAG GTAGAAGAAGAAGTCTTATATCATCTGGATCATCAGAGAAGCAGGATGATAATCTTGCCAAGACTGGTGATTCCAACAGCACGGGGGGCATTAGTGGGAATACAAATGCAGGAAGCAAAAAGGCAGTTTGCTCAAGAGTCAACACAAGTGAACCTGTACAAGATGTTGAG ATTATCAATGAAAACTGCACTTATGAAATTACTTCAGGGGGACCCCAACATAACTAGCAGGACGCTGGCCGGACCATGCTATTTAGTGTATTTCTTCAGTCCATACTGCCCATTTTCTGTAAAGGGATCACCATATGTAAATGCCATGGCACGTTCTATTCCTAATATACCAGTCTATGGTTTAGATAGTATTGAGTACCATAG tgTAAATGCCCGTTATGGTGTCATGGGAACCCCGACACTCCTGCTGTTTCACAATGGAAATGGGGTTGGACGATTCAATGCCTCAGATTACTCGGTCCTACAGTTGGTTTCTTTTATTAATCACTACACTGACCAGGAAATTACTGACATAAATGTCACATCCTTAGACTTTCAG GCCAACCTCCCATCCAAATTAGCCGAAGGCTGTCCATATGCTCTGTGGGCTGCATGGGTCTTCCTTTTGAGCTGTGCATCTTGGCTGTTCCTCACATCAGAGTTGTGCGCAAGACTGACAGAGGCAATCCTGAACAACTGGCGGGAAGCTGAAGCACAACATGACCACCATGAttaa